Proteins from a single region of Anastrepha ludens isolate Willacy chromosome 5, idAnaLude1.1, whole genome shotgun sequence:
- the LOC128863497 gene encoding juvenile hormone acid O-methyltransferase-like, producing MNEAALYHHASALQRRDAKKIFEECMKRMQWRADGCDRLIDIGSGPGSVLMEFVYPLLPHKFEAMWGTDLSEPMMDFACRNYGNTERTHFEVLDITCTQLPEHLRGQFDHVTSSYCLHWVKDQKRALQNIHQLLRYSGGDCLLVFLASNPFFDVYIELSKTEKWGRYMIGAMHGISPFHNSDDPGAEYSKLLQETGFVDFSVEIRKNIFVYEGTQNLKDNVKAVSSFMERIPEIQHEEFLDDFVKALINMKMCEGEINASNFKFIKPYTLFVVYARKPSEFLSSLNAATNKMAKRLD from the exons atgaATGAAGCTGCCCTCTATCATCACGCCAGTGCTTTGCAGCGCCGTGATGCgaaaaagatctttgaagaaTGCATGAAAAGGATGCAATGGCGCGCCGATGGATGCGACAGACTAATCGATATTGGTTCGGGTCCTGGAAGTGTGCTAATGGAATTCGTCTATCCATTGCTACCACATAAATTCGAAGCCATGTGGGGAACAGATCTTTCGGAACCTATGATGGATTTTGCGTGTAGAAATTATGGCAACACGGAGCGCACACATTTCGAGGTGTTGGACATTACTTGCACACAGCTGCCGGAACATCTACGCGGCCAATTTGATCATGTCACCTCTTCCTATTGTCTGCATTGGGTGAAGGATCAAAA GCGCGCTTTACAGAATATTCACCAATTGCTTCGTTATAGTGGTGGCGATTGCCTGCTCGTCTTTCTAGCAAGCAATCCTTTCTTTGATGTGTATATAGAACTGTCCAAGACAGAAAAATGGGGTCGATATATGATCGGTGCCATGCACGGTATCTCACCCTTCCACAATAGCGACGATCCGGGTGCCGAGTATAGCAAATTACTACAAGAGACTGGTTTTGTGGACTTTAGCGTAGAGATacggaaaaatattttcgtttatgAGGGCACACAGAATCTTAAAG ATAATGTGAAAGCGGTCAGTTCATTTATGGAGCGAATACCGGAAATTCAGCACGAAGAGTTTCTGGATGACTTTGTTAAAGCATTAATCAACATGAAGATGTGTGAGGGCGAAATCAATGCAagcaattttaaattcattaaaccTTACACATTATTTGTGGTCTATGCAAGGAAGCCCAGTGAATTTTTGAGTAGTTTAAATGCTGCGACGAATAAAATGGCGAAGAGACTGGATTGA
- the LOC128863733 gene encoding juvenile hormone acid O-methyltransferase, with protein sequence MNQASLYHRASAVQRRDSKQIFQEYMKVMQWRADGRDTLIDIGSGSGNVLMEFIYPLLPRQFDAILATDISERMVDFARKNYGNTERAHFEVLDITCALIPHKFRGQFDHVTSFYCLHWVQNQKRALQNIHQLLRCSGGDCLLVFLANNPIFDVYIELSKTEKWGSYMIDVMHFISPLHNSDDPGADYSKLLQETGFVDFRVEIRNEIFVYDGTQNLKDNVKAVCPFLERIPEAKHEEFLDDIIKAVVDMKLRDGDINARDFKFIAPYKLVVVYARKPNGFLDSMIEEAEHVR encoded by the exons ATGAATCAGGCCTCGCTTTATCATCGCGCTAGTGCTGTGCAGCGTCGCGATTCGAAACAGATTTTCCAGGAATATATGAAAGTGATGCAGTGGCGCGCGGATGGACGCGACACACTCATCGATATCGGTTCGGGTTCCGGAAATGTGCTAATGGAATTTATTTATCCTCTGTTGCCACGTCAATTTGATGCCATTTTGGCTACCGATATTTCCGAACGTATGGTGGATTTCGCGCGTAAGAATTATGGCAACACGGAGCGTGCACATTTTGAGGTATTAGACATCACCTGCGCGCTGATACCACACAAATTTCGCGGTCAATTTGATCATGTCACCTCCTTCTATTGTCTGCACTGGGTGCAGAATCAAAA ACGCGCCTTACAGAATATTCATCAACTGCTGCGTTGTAGTGGTGGTGATTGCCTGCTCGTCTTTCTAGCGAATAATCCCATCTTTGATGTGTACATAGAACTGTCCAAGACAGAAAAATGGGGTAGCTATATGATCGATGTAATGCACTTTATCTCACCCCTGCACAATAGCGACGACCCGGGCGCTGACTATAGCAAATTACTACAAGAGACTGGTTTTGTGGACTTTAGAGTGGAAATACGCAACGAGATTTTCGTCTATGATGGCACACAGAACCTAAAAG ATAATGTGAAAGCAGTTTGCCCATTTCTGGAACGAATACCAGAAGCGAAACATGAAGAATTTCTGGATGATATTATTAAAGCCGTGGTGGATATGAAGCTGCGCGATGGCGATATCAATGCAAGGGATTTCAAATTTATTGCGCCTTATAAGTTAGTTGTGGTTTATGCACGGAAGCCTAATGGATTTTTGGATAGCATGATTGAGGAGGCGGAGCATGTTAGGTAG